From one Anabas testudineus chromosome 21, fAnaTes1.2, whole genome shotgun sequence genomic stretch:
- the mao gene encoding amine oxidase [flavin-containing], translating into MTAPSNTYDVIVVGGGISGLCAAKLLKASGLNPVVLEARDRVGGRTFTVQNKETKWVDLGGAYIGPTQNRILRLAREYGVKTYKVNEQENLVHYVKGKSYPFKGSFPPTWNPIVLLDFNNLWRTMDEMGKEIPREAPWRAPHAEEWDKMTMQELFEKICWTSTVRRFATLFVNVNVTSEPHEVSALWFLWYVKQCGGTMRIFSTTNGGQERKFMGGSSQISEFMAKELGDRVKLRSPVCRIDQTGDTVVVETVDKQTYMAKYVIIATPPGLNLKMHFNPELPPLRNQLIHRVPMGSVIKCMVYYRENFWRKKGYCGSMVIEEEGAPIGLTLDDTKPDGSVPAIMGFILARKCRKLSGLTKEERLKRICEIYSKVLGSEEALHPVHYEEKNWCEEEYSGGCYTAYFPPGILTQYGKVLREPVGRLYFAGTETATEWSGYMEGAVQAGERAAREVMFAMGRIHQSQIWQMEPQCVEVPALPFVTTFWERNLPSVGGFLKLMGVSTVLSLATVAGLVAYKKGLLPRS; encoded by the exons ATGACAGCACCCAGCAACACCTACGATGTTATAGTGGTCGGCGGAGGAATATCAG gtctGTGTGCAGCGAAGCTGTTGAAAGCCAGTGGACTGAACCCTGTAGTGCTGGAGGCCAGAGATCGTGTTGGTGGTCGCACCTTCACTGTGCAG AATAAGGAAACAAAGTGGGTCGATCTGGGCGGAGCCTACATTGGACCAACTCAAAACCGCATCCTCCGATTGGCCAGAGAGTACGGCGTGAAGACCTACAAAGTCAACGAGCAGGAGAACCTGGTGCATTATGTCAAA GGGAAGTCGTACCCGTTCAAAGGCTCCTTCCCTCCCACGTGGAACCCCATCGTCTTGTTGGACTTCAACAACCTGTGGAGGACAATGGACGAAATGGGAAAGGAG ATTCCTAGAGAGGCTCCCTGGAGGGCTCCCCATGCCGAGGAGTGGGACAAGATGACGATGCAGGAGCTGTTTGAGAAAATCTGCTGGACCAG CACTGTCCGTCGCTTCGCTACGCTGTTCGTCAACGTGAACGTGACGTCTGAACCTCACGAGGTGTCGGCCCTCTGGTTTCTTTGGTATGTGAAGCAATGCGGAGGAACCATGAGGATCTTCTCCACCACTAACGGAGGACAG GAGAGGAAGTTCATGGGCGGCTCCAGTCAGATCAGCGAGTTCATGGCCAAGGAGCTGGGAGACCGAGTCAAGCTGCGGTCTCCGGTCTGCAGGATCGACCAGACGGGGGACACGGTGGTGGTGGAGACGGTCGACAAACAGACCTACATG GCCAAGTACGTGATCATAGCCACCCCTCCTGGTTTGAACCTGAAGATGCACTTTAACCCCGAGCTGCCGCCGCTGAGGAACCAGCTGATCCACCGCGTGCCCATGGGCTCCGTCATCAAGTGCATGGTTTACTACAGAGAGAACTTCTGGAGGAAAAAGG gttacTGTGGCAGCATGGTGATCGAGGAGGAAGGCGCTCCCATTGGCCTCACGCTGGATGACACAAAGCCTGATGGGAGTGTACCTGCTATTATGGG aTTCATTCTTGCCCGAAAGTGCAGAAAACTCTCAGGTCTGACGAAAGAGGAGAG GTTGAAGAGGATCTGTGAGATCTACTCCAAAGTGCTGGGCTCGGAGGAGGCTCTCCAT CCGGTGCACTATGAAGAGAAGAACTGGTGTGAAGAGGAGTACTCTGGGGGCTGCTACACAGCCTATTTCCCCCCAGGAATCCTTACCCAGTATGGCAA GGTGCTGAGGGAGCCGGTTGGCAGGCTGTACTTTGCCGGCACAGAGACGGCCACAGAATGGAGCGGCTACATGGAGGGGGCAGTGCAAGCTGGAGAGAGGGCAGCCAGAGAG GTCATGTTTGCAATGGGCAGAATCCACCAGAGTCAGATTTGGCAGATGGAGCCTCAGTGTGTG GAGGTTCCAGCTCTCCCGTTCGTCACCACCTTCTGGGAGAGGAACTTGCCTTCAGTTGGTGGTTTCCTCAAGCTCATGGGAGTCTCCACCGTCCTGTCTCTTGCCACCGTAGCCGGTCTAGTGGCCTACAAAAAGGGCCTCCTCCCCCGGAGTTAA